The Candidatus Rokuibacteriota bacterium DNA segment GTGAGCGGCGAGGTGGTGGGCAATATTCTGGGGACAGAGCGCGTGGAGCTCAAGCGCACCGCCCGCGTCTTCGGTGACGTCGAGGCGCCGGTGGTGGTCGTGGAGGAGGGCGTGCTGTTCGAGGGCCACTGCCGCATGACGAAGACCAATCCCAACGCCGAGACCGTGCCGACGCGGGACTTCTCGGTCGTGCCGATCAAGCGCTGAGGGTTATGCCGGCGCGGCGCGAGTTCAACCTCCTGGTGGTCCACGGCGACGGGCGACGCATCGCCCGGCTGACCCTTCCGAGGTGGCTGATTCTGACGGTCTTGGCCCTCGTCCTGGCCGTACCCGCCTCCGTCACCGTCATCTACAAGGACTACCTCACGCTGCGCAGCCAGCGCGCGTCGTTGAACGAGCTCAGTGCGCGCGTCGTGGTGCAGCAGGAGGTGATCGACGCCTCGCAGACGAAGATGCGGCAGATCCGCGCCGAGA contains these protein-coding regions:
- a CDS encoding polymer-forming cytoskeletal protein; translated protein: MFKRRRKPAGSNGLTAFIDEGSEIEGRYTFSGTVMLNGRFKGEISTTDTLIIGDKGVINGDIRAGQVLVSGEVVGNILGTERVELKRTARVFGDVEAPVVVVEEGVLFEGHCRMTKTNPNAETVPTRDFSVVPIKR